A genomic segment from Actinomadura hallensis encodes:
- a CDS encoding epoxide hydrolase family protein, producing the protein MSEVVPFRLNVPQADLDDLAQRLARTRWPDELPGIGWEHGIPLARVKELAERWRTVYDWRAQEAKLNALPQFTTEIDGANIHFVHVRSPEADALPLIITHGWPSTVADFLDVIGPLSDPRAHGGDPRDAFHLVIPTLPGYTLSGPTREAGWDVNRIARAWAVLMDRLGYRRYGAQGGDWGWPISNALGTVAKDRVVGVHLNYLASPPPTGDVELSEDELERLERQKAYVANPAGYWQMQSTRPQTLAYGLTDSPVGQLAWIADKVTEWTDPASGIDDDRLLTTATLYWVTGTAGSSSRLHRENAPRGGPPNPCPVPLGAAVFAHDLVRPVRRLVERVYDVVHWTEFDRGGHFPAVEAPDLLTDDIRAFFRLLRGR; encoded by the coding sequence GTGTCTGAGGTGGTGCCGTTCCGGCTGAACGTCCCGCAGGCCGACCTCGATGATCTGGCCCAGCGGCTCGCCCGGACCCGGTGGCCGGACGAGCTGCCGGGCATCGGATGGGAGCACGGCATTCCGCTCGCGCGGGTCAAGGAGCTGGCCGAGCGGTGGCGGACGGTCTACGACTGGCGGGCGCAGGAGGCGAAGCTCAACGCGCTGCCGCAGTTCACGACCGAGATCGATGGGGCGAACATCCACTTCGTGCATGTGCGGTCGCCCGAGGCGGATGCGCTGCCCCTGATCATCACGCACGGGTGGCCGAGCACGGTCGCCGACTTCCTCGACGTGATCGGGCCGCTCAGCGACCCGCGCGCCCATGGCGGCGACCCCAGGGACGCGTTCCATCTGGTGATTCCGACGTTGCCCGGCTACACGCTGTCCGGGCCCACGCGCGAGGCCGGGTGGGACGTGAACCGGATCGCGCGTGCGTGGGCCGTGCTCATGGACCGGCTCGGATACAGGCGGTACGGGGCGCAGGGCGGTGATTGGGGTTGGCCGATCTCCAATGCGCTTGGGACCGTCGCCAAGGACCGTGTGGTCGGTGTCCACCTGAACTATCTCGCGTCCCCACCACCCACCGGGGACGTCGAGTTGTCGGAGGACGAGCTGGAGCGGCTGGAGCGGCAGAAGGCATACGTGGCCAATCCCGCCGGCTACTGGCAGATGCAGTCGACGCGTCCGCAGACACTGGCGTACGGGTTGACCGACTCACCTGTCGGGCAGCTCGCATGGATCGCCGACAAGGTGACGGAGTGGACCGACCCTGCGAGCGGAATCGATGACGACCGGCTGCTCACGACGGCGACGCTGTACTGGGTGACCGGCACGGCAGGCTCCTCGTCCAGGCTGCACAGGGAGAACGCCCCACGGGGCGGACCGCCGAATCCGTGTCCGGTGCCGCTCGGTGCGGCGGTGTTCGCGCACGATCTCGTCCGCCCGGTGAGGCGGCTCGTGGAGCGGGTCTACGACGTCGTCCATTGGACGGAGTTCGACCGTGGCGGGCACTTCCCGGCCGTAGAGGCACCGGACCTGCTGACTGACGACATCCGGGCGTTCTTCCGGCTGCTCAGGGGGCGGTGA